In Microbacterium maritypicum, the following are encoded in one genomic region:
- a CDS encoding (deoxy)nucleoside triphosphate pyrophosphohydrolase — MSESRVIEVVAAVIEHEGKILACRRRPEKAAGGRWEFPGGKLEKGETHSEALVREIREELSTSIEVTAPLRTDDTVVGESTIRLICLRARLLGEPPTQSLDHDELRWVRRSDLPDLDWAAPDLPAVTELAAGSPTR; from the coding sequence GTGAGCGAGAGCCGTGTTATCGAGGTCGTTGCAGCCGTAATCGAGCATGAAGGCAAGATCCTTGCGTGCCGTCGCCGACCGGAGAAGGCCGCTGGAGGGAGATGGGAGTTCCCCGGCGGCAAACTCGAAAAGGGTGAGACGCACAGCGAGGCTTTGGTGCGAGAGATACGCGAAGAGCTCAGCACCTCAATCGAGGTCACCGCCCCGCTTCGAACGGATGACACCGTGGTCGGCGAAAGCACCATCCGCCTCATTTGTCTTCGCGCCAGGTTGCTCGGAGAGCCACCGACCCAGAGCCTCGATCATGATGAATTGCGCTGGGTTCGTCGTAGCGATCTGCCGGATCTCGATTGGGCCGCCCCGGACCTGCCAGCTGTCACGGAACTTGCGGCCGGATCGCCTACTCGATGA
- a CDS encoding nucleotide pyrophosphohydrolase — translation MPSPQTLATLRAFVAERDWDQFHSPENLAKSISIEAGELLECFQWSPAFDQEQVEAELADVVTYCIHLANKIGVDLDEIVVKKLESTKAKYPVELAKGRMTKYTKLTEAPE, via the coding sequence ATGCCGTCGCCGCAGACTCTCGCCACCCTTCGCGCCTTCGTAGCAGAACGGGACTGGGACCAGTTCCACTCGCCTGAGAACCTCGCCAAAAGCATCTCGATCGAGGCTGGCGAGCTTCTTGAATGCTTCCAATGGTCCCCGGCGTTCGACCAGGAACAGGTAGAGGCGGAGCTCGCGGATGTTGTCACCTACTGCATCCACCTCGCGAACAAGATCGGCGTTGACCTCGACGAGATCGTCGTGAAGAAGTTGGAGTCGACGAAGGCGAAGTACCCGGTGGAGCTGGCCAAGGGCCGCATGACGAAGTACACCAAACTTACCGAGGCGCCGGAGTGA